The window TGCTCCATCGAGAACTTCGACCCCATGGGCGTCCACACCGGCGACTCGATCACGGTCGCCCCGGCGATGACCCTCACCGACCGCGAGTACCAGACCCTGCGGGACATCGGCATCGCCGTCATCCGCGAGGTCGGCGTCGACACCGGCGGCTGCAACATCCAGTTCGCGGTCAACCCCGAGGACGGTCGCGTGATCGTCATCGAGATGAACCCGCGCGTGTCGCGTTCCTCGGCGCTCGCCTCCAAGGCGACCGGCTTCCCGATCGCCAAGATCGCCGCCAAGCTCGCCGTCGGCTACACGCTCGACGAGATCCCGAACGACATCACGCAGGAGACCCCGGCCTCCTTCGAGCCGACGCTCGACTACGTGGTCGTGAAGGCCCCGCGCTTCGCCTTCGAGAAGTTCCCGCAGGCCGACTCCACCCTCACCACCACCATGAAGTCGGTCGGCGAGGCCATGGCCATCGGCCGCAACTTCACCGAGGCCTTCCAGAAGGCCCTGCGCTCGCTGGAGAAGAAGGGCAGCCAGTTCACCTTCGTCGGCGAGCCCGGCGACAAGGCCGAGCTGCTCCGCGAGTCCGTCCGGCCCACCGACGGCCGCATCAACACCGTCATGCAGGCCATCCGCGCGGGCGCCACCCCCGAGGAGATCTTCGAGTACACGAAGATCGACCCGTGGTTCGTCGACCAGCTCTTCCTGATCAAGGAGATCGCCGACGAGCTGGCCGAGGCGCCCGAACTGACCGCCGACCTCATCGCCGAGGCCAAGCGGCACGGCTTCTCCGACACCCAGATCGGCGAGATCCGCGGCCTGCGCGAGGACGTCGTCCGCGAGGTCCGGCACGCGCTGGGCATCCGCCCGGTCTACAAGACGGTCGACACCTGCGCCGCCGAGTTCGCCGCCAAGACGCCGTACTTCTACTCCTCCTACGACGAGGAGAGCGAGGTCGCGCCCCGCGAGAAGCCGGCCGTCATCATCCTGGGCTCCGGCCCGAACCGCATCGGCCAGGGCATCGAGTTCGACTACTCCTGCGTCCACGCCTCCTTCGCCCTGAGCGACGCGGGCTACGAGACCGTGATGGTCAACTGCAACCCGGAGACGGTCTCCACGGACTACGACACCTCCGACCGCCTGTACTTCGAGCCGCTGACGCTGGAAGACGTGCTGGAGATCGTCCACGCCGAGCAGCAGGCCGGACCCGTCGCGGGCGTCGTCGTCCAGCTCGGCGGCCAGACCCCGCTGGGCCTGTCGCAGGCGCTCAAGGACAACGGCGTGCCGATCGTCGGCACCTCCCCGGAGGCCATCCACGCCGCCGAGGACCGGGGCGCCTTCGGACGGGTCCTCCAGGAGGCCGGCCTCCCGGCCCCCAAGCACGGCACCGCCACCACCTTCGCCGAGGCCAAGGCCATCGCCGACGAGATCGGCTACCCGGTCCTGGTCCGCCCGTCGTACGTCCTCGGCGGGCGCGGCATGGAGATCGTCTACGACGAGACGCGCCTGGAGGCGTACATCTCCGAGTCGACGGAGATCAGCCCGTCCCGGCCGGTCCTGGTCGACCGGTTCCTCGACGACGCGATCGAGATCGACGTCGACGCCCTCTACGACGGCCAGGAGCTCTACCTCGGCGGCGTCATGGAGCACATCGAGGAGGCCGGCATCCACTCCGGCGACTCGGCGTGCGCCCTGCCCCCGATCACGCTCGGCGGCTTCGACGTCAAGCGCCTGCGCGCCTCCACGGAGGGCATCGCCAAGGGCGTAGGCGTCCGCGGCCTGATCAACATCCAGTTCGCGCTCGCGGGCGACATCCTCTACGTCCTGGAGGCCAACCCGCGCGCCTCCCGGACCGTCCCCTTCACCTCGAAGGCGACGGCGGTGCCGCTGGCCAAGGCCGCCGCCCGGATCTCGCTGGGCGCGACCATCGCCGAGCTGCGCGCCGAGGGCCTGCTCCCGGCCACCGGCGACGGCGGCGAGCTCCCGCTCGACGCGCCGATCTCCGTCAAGGAGGCCGTCATGCCGTGGTCGCGCTTCCGCGACATCCACGGCCGCGGCGTCGACACCGTCCTCGGCCCGGAGATGCGCTCCACCGGCGAGGTCATGGGCATCGACTCCGTCTTCGGCACGGCGTACGCCAAGTCGCAGGCGGGCGCGTACGGCCCGCTGCCCACCAAGGGCCGCGCCTTCATCTCCGTCGCCAACCGCGACAAGCGCTCGATGATCTTCCCGGCGCGTGAGCTGGTCGCCCACGGCTTCGAGCTGATGGCCACGTCCGGCACGGCCGAGGTCCTCAAGCGCAACGGCATCAACGCCACCATCGTGCGCAAGCAGTCCGAGGGCACCGGCCCGAACGGCGAGAAGACCATCGTCCAGCTCATCCACGACGGCGAGGTCGACCTCATCGTCAACACCCCGTACGGCACGGGTGGCCGCCTCGACGGCTACGACATCCGTACGGCGGCCGTGGCACGGTCCGTGCCCTGCCTGACGACGGTCCAGGCGCTCGCGGCGGCGGTCCAGGGCATCGACGCCCTCAACCGCGGCGACGTGAGCGTCCGGTCGCTCCAGGAACACGCGGAACATCTGACCGCGGCCCGCGACTAGCAGCCCCGAGGGGGACACCGGAAACGGTGTCCCCCTCTTCGTGAGGACGCCACGTCTTCGTGAGGACATCATGTACAAGATCTTCTTCAGTCTGTTCTTCAAGCGGCTGGACCCGGAGCAGGCGCACCACCTCGCCTTCCGCTGGATCCGCCTGGCCGCCCGCGTGCCCGTGCTGCGCACCTTCCTTGCGGCCGCCCTCGCGCCCCGCCACAAGGAGCTGCGCACCGAGGCCTTCGGGCTGCGCATGCACGGCCCCTTCGGGCTCGCGGCGGGCTTCGACAAGAACGCCGTGGGCATCGACGGCATGGCGATGCTCGGCTTCGACCATGTCGAGATCGGCACGGTGACCGGCGAGCCGCAGCCCGGCAACCCCAAGCAGCGGCTGTTCCGGCTGGTCGAGGACCGGGCGCTGATCAACCGCATGGGCTTCAACAACGACGGCTCGCTCCGCGTCGCCGCCCGCCTGGCCTCCCGTACGCCGGTCTTCAAGACGGTCGTCGGCGTCAACATCGGCAAGACCAAGGTCGTACCCGAGGAGGAGGCCGTCGCGGACTACGTGAAGTCCGCCGAGCGGCTGGCGCCCTACGCCGACTACCTGGTCGTCAACGTCTCCTCCCCGAACACGCCCGGTCTGCGCAATCTGCAGGCCACCGAGGCGCTGCGCCCCCTGCTCAGCGCCGTCCGCGAGGCCGCCGACGGCGCGGTGTCCGCGCGGCGTGTCCCGCTCCTGGTCAAGATCGCGCCGGACCTCGCCGACGAGGACATCGACGCGGTCGCCGACCTCGCCGTGGAACTGGGCCTGGACGGCATCATCGCCACCAACACCACCATCGCGCGCGACGGACTCGGCCTGACGTCCGGCCCCGCCCTGGTCAAGGAGACCGGCGGCCTGTCCGGGGCACCCCTCAAGGAACGCTCCCTGGAGGTCCTGCGCCGCCTCTACGCGCGCGTGGGCGACCGGATCACCCTGGTGGGCGTGGGCGGCGTCGAGAACGCCGAGGACGCCTGGCAGCGCATCCTGGCCGGTGCCACGCTGGTCCAGGGCTACAGCGCCTTCATCTATGAGGGGCCGTTCTACGCCCGCGCCCTCCACAAGGGGCTCGCCGCCCGCCTGGCCACCAGCCCGTACACCACGCTCGCCGACGCGGTGGGCGCCGATGTGAGGAAGACGGCATGAGTTCTTTCGAACCCTTCGGCGCGCGCCTGCGCCGGGCCATGGACGAGCGCGGCCCGCTCTGCGTCGGCATCGACCCGCACGCCTCCCTGCTCGCCGAGTGGGGCCTGAACGACGACGTGGCCGGCCTGGAGCGGTTCAGCCGCACGGTCGTCGAGGCGCTGGCCGACCGGGTCGCGGTGCTCAAGCCGCAGAGCGCGTTCTTCGAGCGGTTCGGCTCGCGCGGACTGGCCGTCCTGGAGACATCGGTGGCCGAGGCGCGGGCGGCGGGCGCCCTGGTCGTCATGGACGCCAAGCGCGGCGACATCGGCTCGACCATGGCCGCGTACGCCGAGTCGTTCCTGCACAAGGACGCGCCGCTGTTCTCCGACGCACTGACGGTCTCGCCCTACCTCGGCTACGGCTCGCTCAGCCCGGCCGTCGCCCTGGCCCGGGAGAGCGGCGCCGGGCTGTTCGTGCTGGCGCTGACCTCCAACCCGGAGGGCGGCGAGGTCCAGCACGCCGTACGGTCCGACGGCCGGAACATCGGAGCGACGATGCTCGCCCACCTGTCCGCCGAGAACGCGGGGGAGGAGCCACTGGGGTCCTTCGGCGCGGTCGTCGGGGCCACCCTCGGTGACCTGTCGTCGTACGACCTGGACATCAACGGCCCGCTCCTCGCGCCCGGCATCGGCGCCCAGGGGGCCACGCCGGCCGATCTTCCGGGGGTCTTCGGCGCGGCGGTGGGCAATGTCGTGCCGAACGTCAGCCGGGGAGTGCTACGCCACGGTCCCGACGCGGTCGCGCTGCGTGACGCCGCGGAACGCTTCGCTCAGGAGATCCGTCACGCTGTGACCTCCTCCTGACGACTTCCTGACCTTCTTGTGAGTCCTCCGACGAGTGGCCGGGGGAGGGCTTGAGTCTGAATACATCCTCAAATCCGGGGCAGTATGTCCTAAATGTCTGTTCAGATGAAGGCTGACCAGGACTTTTCCGCTGTTCTCGCTGACTCTGGCGGACTTGCCCGCTAGTCTCCGACGAGAGTCAACGGGCAAGCGTGTTGCTCGTGGCTCCCCAGGTGTGGGGCGACTAGGTTCCTCACCGGTCCGTATCCGACAGTTCGACATCCGAGGTGACGTAGGCGTGGCTCTTCCGCCCCTTACCCCTGAACAGCGCGCAGCCGCGCTCGAAAAGGCCGCCGCGGCTCGCCGGGAGCGGGCCGAGGTCAAGAATCGACTCAAGCACTCCGGCGCCTCCCTTCACGAGGTCATCAAGCAGGGCCAGGAGAACGACGTCATCGGCAAGATGAAGGTCTCCGCTCTCCTTGAGTCCCTGCCGGGCGTGGGCAAGGTCCGCGCCAAGCAGATCATGGAGCGACTCGGTATCTCCGAGAGCCGTCGTGTGCGCGGCCTCGGGTCCAACCAGATCGCCTCCCTGGAGCGCGAGTTCGGCAGCACCGGTTCCTGAACCGGGCACTCCGGGGGAGCGAGTCCCGGGCACTCCGGGATTGCTGGATAATCGCTGCATGGCTGCAACACCCCGGGGGACGACCCCCGTACCCCCGGACGTACGTCCGCGGCTGACCGTGCTCTCCGGCCCCTCAGGGGTCGGCAAGAGCACGGTCGTCGCCCATATGCGCAAGGAACACCCCGAGGTCTGGCTCTCGGTGTCGGCGACGACCCGCAAGCCCCGCCCCGGCGAGAAGCACGGTGTCCACTACTTCTTCGTCACCGACGACGAGATGGACAAGCTGATCGCCAACGGCGAACTGCTCGAGTGGGCCGAGTTCGCCGGCAACCGCTACGGCACGCCGCGTGCGGCCGTGCAGGAGCGCCTGGAGGCCGGTGAGCCGGTCCTCCTCGAGATCGACCTGCAGGGCGCCCGTCTGGTCCGGGAGTCGATGCCCGAGGCCCAGCTGGTGTTCCTGGCTCCGCCCTCCTGGGAGGAGCTGGTGCGCAGGCTCACCGGGCGGGGCACCGAACCGCCCGAGGTGATCGAGCGGCGGCTGGAGGCGGCGAAGATCGAACTCGCCGCGGAGCCGGAGTTCGACACCACCCTGGTCAACACCTCCGTCGAGGACGTGGCTCGCGAGCTGCTAGCCTTGATGGACGTGGTGTGACCATCGCTGATCGACTCGATCCTCGCTGATCACCCCGACCATTCTTTCCCATCCATCGGAAGGTAGAGCGTGTCCTCTTCCATCTCCGCGCCCGAGGGCATCATCAACCCGCCGATCGACGAGCTTCTCGAGGCCACGGACTCGAAGTACAGCCTCGTGATCTACGCGGCCAAGCGGGCCCGCCAGATCAACGCGTACTACTCGCAGCTCGGCGAGGGCCTCCTCGAGTACGTCGGTCCCCTCGTCGACACCCACGTCCACGAG of the Streptomyces koelreuteriae genome contains:
- the rpoZ gene encoding DNA-directed RNA polymerase subunit omega; protein product: MSSSISAPEGIINPPIDELLEATDSKYSLVIYAAKRARQINAYYSQLGEGLLEYVGPLVDTHVHEKPLSIALREINAGLLTSEAIEGPAQ
- the pyrF gene encoding orotidine-5'-phosphate decarboxylase, with protein sequence MSSFEPFGARLRRAMDERGPLCVGIDPHASLLAEWGLNDDVAGLERFSRTVVEALADRVAVLKPQSAFFERFGSRGLAVLETSVAEARAAGALVVMDAKRGDIGSTMAAYAESFLHKDAPLFSDALTVSPYLGYGSLSPAVALARESGAGLFVLALTSNPEGGEVQHAVRSDGRNIGATMLAHLSAENAGEEPLGSFGAVVGATLGDLSSYDLDINGPLLAPGIGAQGATPADLPGVFGAAVGNVVPNVSRGVLRHGPDAVALRDAAERFAQEIRHAVTSS
- the carB gene encoding carbamoyl-phosphate synthase large subunit → MPKRTDIQSVLVIGSGPIVIGQAAEFDYSGTQACRVLKAEGLRVILVNSNPATIMTDPEIADATYVEPITPEFVEKIIAKERPDALLPTLGGQTALNTAISLDEAGTLAKYGVELIGANVEAINKGEDRDLFKEVVEAVRGKIGHGESARSVICHSMDDVLAGVDTLGGYPVVVRPSFTMGGAGSGFAHDEEELRRIAGQGLTLSPTTEVLLEESILGWKEYELELMRDKHDNVVVVCSIENFDPMGVHTGDSITVAPAMTLTDREYQTLRDIGIAVIREVGVDTGGCNIQFAVNPEDGRVIVIEMNPRVSRSSALASKATGFPIAKIAAKLAVGYTLDEIPNDITQETPASFEPTLDYVVVKAPRFAFEKFPQADSTLTTTMKSVGEAMAIGRNFTEAFQKALRSLEKKGSQFTFVGEPGDKAELLRESVRPTDGRINTVMQAIRAGATPEEIFEYTKIDPWFVDQLFLIKEIADELAEAPELTADLIAEAKRHGFSDTQIGEIRGLREDVVREVRHALGIRPVYKTVDTCAAEFAAKTPYFYSSYDEESEVAPREKPAVIILGSGPNRIGQGIEFDYSCVHASFALSDAGYETVMVNCNPETVSTDYDTSDRLYFEPLTLEDVLEIVHAEQQAGPVAGVVVQLGGQTPLGLSQALKDNGVPIVGTSPEAIHAAEDRGAFGRVLQEAGLPAPKHGTATTFAEAKAIADEIGYPVLVRPSYVLGGRGMEIVYDETRLEAYISESTEISPSRPVLVDRFLDDAIEIDVDALYDGQELYLGGVMEHIEEAGIHSGDSACALPPITLGGFDVKRLRASTEGIAKGVGVRGLINIQFALAGDILYVLEANPRASRTVPFTSKATAVPLAKAAARISLGATIAELRAEGLLPATGDGGELPLDAPISVKEAVMPWSRFRDIHGRGVDTVLGPEMRSTGEVMGIDSVFGTAYAKSQAGAYGPLPTKGRAFISVANRDKRSMIFPARELVAHGFELMATSGTAEVLKRNGINATIVRKQSEGTGPNGEKTIVQLIHDGEVDLIVNTPYGTGGRLDGYDIRTAAVARSVPCLTTVQALAAAVQGIDALNRGDVSVRSLQEHAEHLTAARD
- the gmk gene encoding guanylate kinase codes for the protein MAATPRGTTPVPPDVRPRLTVLSGPSGVGKSTVVAHMRKEHPEVWLSVSATTRKPRPGEKHGVHYFFVTDDEMDKLIANGELLEWAEFAGNRYGTPRAAVQERLEAGEPVLLEIDLQGARLVRESMPEAQLVFLAPPSWEELVRRLTGRGTEPPEVIERRLEAAKIELAAEPEFDTTLVNTSVEDVARELLALMDVV
- a CDS encoding integration host factor, whose protein sequence is MALPPLTPEQRAAALEKAAAARRERAEVKNRLKHSGASLHEVIKQGQENDVIGKMKVSALLESLPGVGKVRAKQIMERLGISESRRVRGLGSNQIASLEREFGSTGS
- a CDS encoding quinone-dependent dihydroorotate dehydrogenase, with the translated sequence MYKIFFSLFFKRLDPEQAHHLAFRWIRLAARVPVLRTFLAAALAPRHKELRTEAFGLRMHGPFGLAAGFDKNAVGIDGMAMLGFDHVEIGTVTGEPQPGNPKQRLFRLVEDRALINRMGFNNDGSLRVAARLASRTPVFKTVVGVNIGKTKVVPEEEAVADYVKSAERLAPYADYLVVNVSSPNTPGLRNLQATEALRPLLSAVREAADGAVSARRVPLLVKIAPDLADEDIDAVADLAVELGLDGIIATNTTIARDGLGLTSGPALVKETGGLSGAPLKERSLEVLRRLYARVGDRITLVGVGGVENAEDAWQRILAGATLVQGYSAFIYEGPFYARALHKGLAARLATSPYTTLADAVGADVRKTA